TGCTGCGCGGGGACGGGGGAGGACGGGAGGGCGACGCTCACCGACGCCGGCCCGCGATGGTCGAGGAGCTCGAGGAGGGCGGTGTCGTCGGGGAGGTCGGCGGGGATCATCCGGCGACGCTAGGGCGCGCTCCGATGCGCCGCCGAGGGGGTTGTGCGGCGGGTGCGGGTGTGCGCCGCCGCCGAGCTCGGGTGCGGGCTGCGTCCGCGGGATCGCTCGCCGAGAGCGGTCGCCGTCGCGTCGGCGGCGGGACCGCCGATGCGATGCTCAGCGAGGGCGCCCGATGCGGCGGGCGAGCTCGCGGGCGGTGTCGCCGGCGAGCGCGGCGAGGGCTGCGGCATCCCGCTCGGCGCCGTCGGACGGCCAGGTGACCGCGACGGCCGCGGCGGGCCATCCGGCGTGATCGAGCACGGCGGCGGCCACCGAACGGAAGCCGGGGGTCACTTCGCCGTCCTCCGACGCGAAGCCTGCGGCGCGCACCTCGCGCAACAGCTCCCGCAGGGCGCGCGGGGTATCGGGCCCCGAGTCGTGGCGGCGGGTGAGGGCCGTGGCATCCGGGAACAACGCGCGCACCTGCTCGCGGGGGAGCGCCGCGAGCATGGCGCGACCCGTGGCGGCGAGGTGGGCGGGCAGGCGCACGCCCACGTCGGTCACCAGCGCGGGTCGCCGCGGAGCCCGCTCCTCGACGATGTAGAGCACGTCGCGGCCGGCGAGGACGGCGAGATGCGCGGACTCCCCGACGCGGTCGGACAGTGCCGCGAGCAGGGGCCCACCCAGGCGGGCGAGCGGCTGCTGCCGCGCGTATCCGCCGCCCAGCTCGAAGGCGGCGGTGCCGAGCCCCCAGCGCCGGTCGCCGGGCAGGTGCACGACGTACCCGTGCTGGGCGAGGGTCGCGAGCAGGTGGTAGGTGCTCGATCGCGGGATGCCGAGGGTCGCTGCGATCGTCTGGGCGGCCATCGGCCCCGGCTGCCGCGCGAGCAGCGACAGGATCCGCAGCGTCTGGTCGGCGGCGGGAACCTGGGGGTGCGCGTTGTCTGACATGACAGACACAGGATGCCAGAACTCCCCGCCCGAGGGGCATCGCGCACGGTGGAATCGAGGCATGAATGACAGCGTCATCCTCGGAACCCGTCCCCTCACCCCGCGCGACGTCGTCGATGTCGCGCGTCACGGCATCCGGATCGAGATCGACGCCGACGCGCTCGCCCGCGTCGCCGACACCCGCGCGCTCATCGACGCCCTGGCCGACGACCCGCAGCCGCACTACGGAATCTCCACCGGCTTCGGGGCCCTGGCCACCACGTTCATCGCCGAAGAGCGCCGGGCGCAGCTGCAGGCGAGCCTCATCCGCTCGCACGCGGCGGGCACGGGCGCCGAGGTCGAGCGCGAGGTGGTGCGTGCGCTGATGCTGCTGCGCCTGCAGACCCTCACGACCGGGCGCACGGGCGTGCGTCCCGTCGTCGTCGAGACCTACGCCGCCCTGCTGAACGCCGGCATCACCCCGATCGTGCGCGAGTACGGCTCCCTCGGCTGCTCAGGCGATCTGGCACCGCTGTCGCACGTGGCGCTCGCCGTCATGGGCGAGGGAGAGGTGCGCGACGCGTCCGGCGACCTCCGGCCGGCCGCGGAGGCCCTCGCCGCCGCCGGGATCGCACCGGTCTCGCTGCGGGAGAAGGAGGGGCTCGCCCTCATCAACGGCACCGACGGCATGCTCGGCATGCTGCTGCTCGCCCTGCACGACCTCGAGACGCTGCTGGTCACCGCCGACGTCGCCGCCGCGATCTCGATCGAGTCGCAGCTGGGGACGGATGCCGTCTTCGCCGCCGATCTCATGGCACTGCGACCCCAGCTCGGCCAAGCCGATTCGGCGGCGAATCTCCGCGCATTCCTCGCCGGTTCGCCGATCGTCGCGAGCCACCGCGGTCCCGCGTGCACGCGCGTGCAGGACGCCTATTCGCTGCGCTGCGCCCCGCAGGTGCACGGCGCAGCACGCGACACCGTGGCCCACGCCGCCGTCGTCGCCGAGCGCGAGCTGGCATCCGCCGTCGACAACCCGGTCGTCACGGTCGATGGGCGCGTGGAGTCGAACGGCAACTTCCACGGCGCGCCGGTGGCGTACGTGCTGGACTTCCTCGCGATCGCCGTGGCCGATGTGGCATCCATGTCGGAGAGGCGGACCGACCGCGCGCTCGACGTGGCGCGCAGCAACGGGCTGCCGCCGTTCCTCGCCGACGAGGTGGGCGTGGACTCGGGCCTGATGATCGCGCAGTACGCTGCGGCCGGGATCGTGTGTCGGAGCTCAAGCGCCTCGCCGCGCCGGCCTCGGTCGATTCGATCCCGTCGAGCGCCATGCAGGAGGACCACGTCTCGATGGGCTGGGCCGGGGCCCGCAAGCTCCGCCGTGCGATCGACGGATTCGCCCGGGTGCTCGCGATCGAGGTGATGACCGGATGCCGTGCCCTCGACCTGCGCGCACCGCTCGCGCCCGCGCGGGCCACGGGCGCGGTGCGCGATCTCGTGCGGACCCGTGTCGTCGGCCCCGGTCCGGACCGCTTCGTCTCGCCCGACATCGAGGCGGTCACCGACCTCGTCGCCTCGGGGGCCGTCGCCCGGGTCGCCGTGTCCCACGCCGCCGCGGCGGACGCCGCCCCCGGCCGGACGTCCGTCACCCCGACCGCCACGGTGAGCATCTGAAGGTTCCCTCGGCGACGACCCGCCCTGACGAGGGCACGGCATCCTGGCCCTCCGCGGCACGCCAGGCGCCGGGGTGGACGCCCAGGCCTGAGGACGACATCGACCCGAGGCCGCCCGAAGCGCCTGGTCTCTCGCGGCCCCGCCCGCGCTCCGGAGGGCGAGGGCTCTCCACCGCGCATGCGCTAGGGGCAGCCGACGATGAGTGCCTTCGCGAAGCCGCCCGTCTGATAGGCGAACTGGTACATCCACCGGCCGAGGTCGAGCGAGGTGGGGGCCGCGATGACCGTGACCTGGGGGTCGGCGCAGCGCGCCGCGATGAAGCGCGTGCGGCTGACGTGCGGGGTGAAGGTGATGACGACGGCGCGCGTCCCCGCGCCGTAGCGCTCGTTGAGGAGCGACATCTCCCCGGCGGTGGTGAAGGGTTCGGGGTGCACACAGCTCACGAAGGCGCGCTGGCAGACGCTGAGGTTCGCGGCCGACTGCTCGCCGTCCGTCGGAACGGAGATCAGGATGTCGTCGGCGACACCCGCTCGACGCAGCTGCTCCGCGAGCGCGATGCGACCCTCGGTGGGCGGTCCGATCACGTAGATCACGTCCGCGCGCGCCGGTGGCGCGGCGACGGCCGGGAAGACGTACGCCGACACACCGGTGGACACCGCCGCGACAAGAACGATCAGGACCGCCGCCGCGATCACGACGAGCCGGCGGCGGATCGTTCGCGCGGTCCGGGTGTCAGCGGGCACGCCCGGCCCCGAGGCGGTCGGCCTCGAGGCGCCGGTGCGCGAAGCGTTGGAGCGGCGCGGGCAGGGTGAAGATGCCCGAGACGGGGCCGACGGCGCGGTGGATCAGCAGCGCCACCGTGACGACCATGGCCGTCAAGAGGACGGCGGCCAGCCACCCCGGCACCAGCTCGACCGGGAGCAGGGCGACCGAGAGGGCGAGCAGCAGCGAGTTCAGGACGTAGATGGGGAGGGTGCGTGAGCCGAGCGCACCGACAGCGCGTCGGGCAGCCGACGAGCGCGCCAGCATGACGGCGATCGACACCCCGAACGCCGCCCCGACCACGCACAGGGCGACCCGGAAGACGCCCTGGAGCGGCAGGGAGGGGAGGGCGATCGTGCCCGCGGCGAGGACGACGCCCGTCGCCAGCAGCCACCAGACGGTGACACGACGCGCGTATGCCTCGACCAGCTGCCGGCAGAGCACGCCCGTCATGAACAGGGCGAAGTAGGTCCCGACCGAGCGCCAGGTGTACGAAGAGCTCACGGTGACGATACCGGTGGCGAACAGCGACGCGATCGCGAACGCGATGACGAGCTGGGCGACGCGGGGGAGACGGCGCAGAGCCCACGCGGCTGCGGTGTAGAGGATCAGCGCGTAGAGGAACCACAAGCCCGACCAGGGCAGGTACAGCGCCGTTGCGAGATTGCCGACCGGCGAGGTCAGCGGGTCGAAGGGGCGGGGGACGAAAAGGAACCACGCCCACCAGATGACGCACCACAGCGCGTACAGGTAGACCAGCAGAGCCAGCCGTTTCCAGAAGAGTGAGGAGAAGCTCAGCCGCGCGATGGCCGAGGAGGCGAGAAGCCCGGAGACGAGGAAGAACAGCGGCATCCGGAACGTCGACAGCGCGGTCGTCAGCTGAACGAGCGGGCCGACCTGCCAGCCGGTCGCGTCGAGGAACTGGATGGAATGGTGGAAGACGACGAGAGTGATCGCGATACCGCGGGCGACGTCGATCCACGCGATCCTCTGCGCGGGCGCGCGAGTCGTTTCGGCAGTCATGACTGTTACCCCCAAGTGTGCCGGATGCGCCCTGCGCGTTTCCGGCTTCATCGACGATCTTGCTCGGGGCGTCACACAGTTCTATCAGGCGAATATGTGCGCGAAAGGTGAAAGAGATGTCGGTGGGATGACGAAACGCAGGTTCGACCGGCTCGAATGAGTCATTTGGAAAACGCGAGATGACCGGTGGACGGCATTCTCGACGGCGCGAGGAATGCTGCGGTCATCGACGGACCTCAGGGGGTGTACAGATCGAACTCGTCGGGCGGGACGCTGCCCACGTCGTCCCAGGTGCCGTCATGCCAGGTGAAGACCGCGACCGCGCAGGTCACCATGCGTTCGTCACGCTCGGCGAGTCGCGATACGAGGGCACTCATGCCGGGGTCGTGCGCGACGATCATCACCTCGTCGGCGCCGCTCGTGCGGGCCGCGTCGAGTAACGTCTCGGGCGCGGCGAGGTAGAGCTCCGGGCGCGTGCTGACGTCGACGTCGAAGGCATCCGCGAACACCTCCGCGGTCTGCGTCGCGCGCAAGGCGGTGCTCGACAGAAGCACAGCGGGGCGCACGCCCGCTCGGAGGATCGTTCGCGCCATGGCGGGCGCGTCGCGCCGCCCCCGTCCCTCGAGCGGGCGGTCGTGGTCGTCGACTCCGTCGGTGGCCCAGTCCGACTTCGCATGGCGGGCCAGGACGAGTTGGATCATGATGGCTCCGCCGGTCCCGTGGGGAGCTGCGGCACGCGTACGGCGGCGAGGCGCTTGGTGCCGGCGTCGGTGGGTCCCGCCGGGGTGGGAGTCCTCCCGGCGCAGGTCGGTGAGAGCGACGAGCGCCCCCTACCGGCTCGACGCCGCGCGGCATCCGCTGTCGCGCCGTCGACGGACGTCGGCCGGTCGCCGGCGCGCGGCAGGCCCTGGCGGGTGGACGGGGCGGTCATGCGCTCACGTAGACCCAGGCCGTGAGTCCGCTCGCGAGGGTGACGGAGGCGCGGCGCAAACCCGCCAGCAGATACTCATCGGCGGCCTCGAGTTCCTCGGGGCTCAGGGGCAGAACCACACCGAAGACCCGGTCGTGCGCGTCGCCGGTGTGGCGGAGGACACGGTGGCGGTCGGTGTGCGAGCTCGGGTTGCTCCGTCCGTCGATGCCGTCGACGTCGTCGAGACGGAACCCGGGGAGCGTGTCGTCGCGACCGGCGATGAGCCGGCCGAAGGTGTCGAGCTGCACGTCGGAGGCCTGCAGGCTGCCATAGGTGAAGAGACGTTCCACGGTCTCGGGACGGTCGCTCACCTGGCTCACAGTACTCACCCCCTCATGGCGTGCGACAGTGCGACATCACGTCATGCGTTTTCCGGCCGGAGCGCATCACGAGCCCCAAATGAGGTGCGCGATGGTGAAGATCACCACGCCGGCGAGGGCGCCCACGATCGTTCCGTTCAGGCGGATGTACTGCAGGTCGCGCCCGACCATGAGTTCGATCTTCTCGGTCGTCTCCTCGGCATCCCATCGCTCGACGGTGTCGGTGATGATCGAGGCGATGTCGTGCCGGTACCGGCCCACCACGAACACGGCCGCGTCGGTCACCCACC
The DNA window shown above is from Microbacterium proteolyticum and carries:
- a CDS encoding IclR family transcriptional regulator; this translates as MSDNAHPQVPAADQTLRILSLLARQPGPMAAQTIAATLGIPRSSTYHLLATLAQHGYVVHLPGDRRWGLGTAAFELGGGYARQQPLARLGGPLLAALSDRVGESAHLAVLAGRDVLYIVEERAPRRPALVTDVGVRLPAHLAATGRAMLAALPREQVRALFPDATALTRRHDSGPDTPRALRELLREVRAAGFASEDGEVTPGFRSVAAAVLDHAGWPAAAVAVTWPSDGAERDAAALAALAGDTARELARRIGRPR
- a CDS encoding YdcF family protein, which codes for MPADTRTARTIRRRLVVIAAAVLIVLVAAVSTGVSAYVFPAVAAPPARADVIYVIGPPTEGRIALAEQLRRAGVADDILISVPTDGEQSAANLSVCQRAFVSCVHPEPFTTAGEMSLLNERYGAGTRAVVITFTPHVSRTRFIAARCADPQVTVIAAPTSLDLGRWMYQFAYQTGGFAKALIVGCP
- a CDS encoding acyltransferase family protein, whose amino-acid sequence is MTAETTRAPAQRIAWIDVARGIAITLVVFHHSIQFLDATGWQVGPLVQLTTALSTFRMPLFFLVSGLLASSAIARLSFSSLFWKRLALLVYLYALWCVIWWAWFLFVPRPFDPLTSPVGNLATALYLPWSGLWFLYALILYTAAAWALRRLPRVAQLVIAFAIASLFATGIVTVSSSYTWRSVGTYFALFMTGVLCRQLVEAYARRVTVWWLLATGVVLAAGTIALPSLPLQGVFRVALCVVGAAFGVSIAVMLARSSAARRAVGALGSRTLPIYVLNSLLLALSVALLPVELVPGWLAAVLLTAMVVTVALLIHRAVGPVSGIFTLPAPLQRFAHRRLEADRLGAGRAR
- a CDS encoding SixA phosphatase family protein, which codes for MIQLVLARHAKSDWATDGVDDHDRPLEGRGRRDAPAMARTILRAGVRPAVLLSSTALRATQTAEVFADAFDVDVSTRPELYLAAPETLLDAARTSGADEVMIVAHDPGMSALVSRLAERDERMVTCAVAVFTWHDGTWDDVGSVPPDEFDLYTP
- a CDS encoding gamma-glutamylcyclotransferase family protein — translated: MSDRPETVERLFTYGSLQASDVQLDTFGRLIAGRDDTLPGFRLDDVDGIDGRSNPSSHTDRHRVLRHTGDAHDRVFGVVLPLSPEELEAADEYLLAGLRRASVTLASGLTAWVYVSA